The DNA region TATTGAGTTTATACACGACCGCACGGACTGATGCGGGCCCATTAAAGAACGAGTCGGTCTTGTGAATCGGTTCgattgaatcattgaaacgattCGTCTCAAAAGAACGCTATTCTACAACGCAAGTTCACACCGTTTCCTATTAGAACGCTTCTCCGCAGTTaagtgtatattattatgagaGCAATGCAGACGAAACAGGATTTTATATACACAACAGACAACATACGTCATGCTCGTTTCAGTGATGTAACAATCCAGCCATTACGAAAGTATATCATTCGTGTGACGCTTAAGAAAACAAGTTTCTGGGAATTGACGTGTCATTTTCTTAATGTCTTTGGCGTTTGGAAACGCTGTATAGGTAAAGGCATAGCAGTGCAACATTTCTAAGTTATACAAACAGGCCCCTGTGTTGATTTAAAAAGGTTTCGTAAAAACTCGGTTTCGAGAATTTCAGAATTGTCCGGGAAAAACTGCAATGGAcagaatcaaaataaataaagaataattatattataaacgcCTCCTCTGTTAAATCTCACAACAAGTGTGACTGAATATTGATCGGGCTGCGTTAAGGATGACTACGAATTACTTTTTGtcctgcataaaaaaaaaagtacacaggATCCACATTACCTAACGACTCAAGTATTCAACAGTTAAAACATAGCTGTCAAAAGCAGACACAAATAAAACGAAGTACATAAGCTCTCGCACACTTATATTGGAGTTTAACGCGCTAAGTTTCGATTAGGTTTCGTTTCGTTTTCCATTCAATTCGAGACTTCCCTTTCCCATCAAAGAGTCAGCCGGCTCGCGCTTTTCTGCAACTTGAAACTTTGCGAAACGGTGTCTCGGAGCGCTTCGGAAAATTAAGCTACCGCGTTAAAACTTCGGATAAAAGTCGTCTGCTTACCTCGGATTCAGTAAACGTTGCTTATTAACACTTTAGTCCCTGAACGCCCGTAACAGAAAGCGTGTCATTCCGTAGCTGCGAAGTCCACGGcggaccagaccagaccagtgTGGAATTCCGCCATGTCAATTATGTGGAAGCGCACATGGGGGTGTAGACGTTTACCGTATAACACCGAATACTCGCTCGCGCCATTCCCTCAGTCACCGGAATCCTAACCGATAACGAACACAAAAGAGGAGACTTAGAAGAGACTGCTCTGTTAGGATAGACGAGGCCGacgtgaaaacaaacaaacaaaaaaaagttgaatgcatttttctcgGTTTTGTGGAAATTTGCTTTGAATTCGAGGCAAGTTGAACCACGCGTTATTTCATTCGCGCGtaataaataaacgaataaacATACAAGTGGTTTAAAACTCGCGTGCTTTGTCGCAAACTTATTAAGTTCCTCTTTGTGCGTTGCACGTCCGCAAACACGATACACGGGACCAATTAAGATATCGCACAAAAATCCACAATGTTGAAATCTAGCTATAATTTCACTCTCGTGTCGCACGGCTCGCATACTATAGCCGCGGTGTTTAATCCgatatttattgtaatgttataCATGCGTAATGCGTAATATTCCAAACTCAGCATTCAACGACTGATGATTTGAGGtccaaatcaaataaatttgttataaaactttaaaataatgtgattgacaataacaattatatatatatatatatatatatatatatatatatatatatatatatatatatatatatatatacacacacacacacacacacacacacacacacacatatatgtatatatatataacatatatatgttcactcatatatatatatatatgtgtgtgtgtatatatatatatatatatatatatatatatatatatatatatatatatatatgagtgaacatatatatatatatatatatatatatatatatatatatatatatatatatatatatatatatatatatatatacacacacacacacacacacacacacacacacacacacacatatatatatatgagtgaaaatgtacttttttgtctttagctGAAATTCTAGCCTGTTTAATTAggtttattatttcttatttctgtgGAAGTATGGCGATCAGTGTGAAAAGAACAAggtgaatatattgtaaaagaGCGCCATTTAGTGGTCATTAGCATTACTACAGTAGTCAGATCTTATATTTAAAAGACTTGTTCGCGGCCTGGAATTAACCCACGCTTTATCAGGACATTAACCCGGAAGCATACATTACCACACTAGGACTATTTCAAAAGCGCAATTATCAAGATGAAGGATATTGATTGTAGGCTACATATCTTTATAATAAGAACCGCAGCAGCAGTAGTAGCAGTAATAATAACAGTTGTagtaaaatcagtaaaatagtaaaacgTGGAGCGCTTTCACTGTTGGGCTGACAGATGTCTGTTATACAGTACATTCCAATGTGACGTATTTAAACAACTGTTATAAGACAGAACGTGAGggatatttcaaattaaaagtcaCCATCCACTAGCGGTATACAGTGGGGGGagggaataaaattaaattaacgtGAGACGTCGCTTACTTACACGTTTGCGTGATTTTTGTTATGTTAAAAATCGTCAGCTCTAACCAACAACAAATAATAGCATAGCAACTTCACGAAAAAAGCGGCTTCAGAGTTCTCATAACTAAagacttttaatgtaaaatttttagTGATTTCAAAACCACTGCTCTCTGGGGTCAGATGAGGTATTACAACATCATACGGTCAGTCACTATGTCAACTCTGAGACCGGTATAGTTTCATGAGTTTCTTGTGTTCTTTTAACTGGAACTATAATTATGACGCGGCCCGTTTTGATCGTGTCGGTTTTATTGTCAATAGCAGCTGCTTATTATATTTATCTGCCTCTGCCTAGCACTATATCAGAGCCATGGAAACTCATGTTTATGGATTCCATATTGCGCGGTGTAATGCATGTGGTAAGCCTTGCGTTTTtcagttatataataatatattggcTGCTGCATTATACAAATATGCATAATTGTTATATAAATGTGGATACAATATGTCAACGTAATTTTAAACTTTGcaacaaattaacaaattaaacagTGACAcaattggtttaaaaaaaagagaacgtTTGATTGTTTGGCATATTTTTCATAACAGTATataacataaacacattttttaacaaaaaataaaaagctacaaTTAAGAAGTCTCATTTgccaaaaaaagcatttgttattTCACCAacttttattaagtttattaaatataatttcaaaatagcCATTCAAAATTGGACATTTCTgtgaatgtattattttaattcttgaCCTTTAAATGCGAAAATCACCAAGCGTTTTatgtgttgtatttatttatttaatgttaaataaaaaaatctaataattctCAATACTACCAATTAAAGATGTGGCATTTAAGCCtgtaatgcttaaaaaaacattcctaATGTCCCTTCAGAATATAAGGAATTTTCTTAAAGAGATTTGCTGATTCTTAGAGAGTGTTTAACAATCCTGCTCTCTGATCCCTCTAAGTTgtagctcttttttttcccctagaGCTTTTTAGCTCACAATCTTGGACTGAGCCGGCCTTTTGATATTGCAAAGTATGCTGCATCATGGGATGAAATAAAGGGTCCACAGTCCAGCTCAGCAATCCGAGTCACAGATACATCTTTTGGAGGAGTGCAGGCACAAGTGTTTGAGTCCACAGCAGCGGACCAAGAGTCACATTTGAAAAGAGGAGTGATCTATTTCCATGGAGGTGGATGGACACTCGGCAGTGGAAGTAAGTAtgatttcatataaataatttttttaatgtactgtatgttgtACACAGAAGGAGTGAGgaacttttcctttttttctttaaagagatGCAAACGTATTACCTTCAGTGCTGGTCAATGGCTGAAGAGTTGGATGCAGTTGTAATATCAATTGAGTAAGCAATGTCTACTGTATAATTTTATTGCAACCTCCCTTAAGAGccttaattacattaattaccAGCTGTCATTCTTATAATTTGTATGTTCAGGTACAGATTGGCCCCGGAGGCACGTTTCCCAGATCAGTATAATGAAGCAGTTCAGGCCTCAAAACACATCCTGACAGCAGAGGTGTTGAGTCTGTACTCTATAGACCAGAAAAGAGTGGCTGTGTCAGGTGACAGCGCCGGAGCCAATCTGGCCGCTGCTGTGGCACAACAGGTCTGAGAAATCACTTCAAACTCATTTCACTGTATTTGCTGCATGATGCcaaatactgttaaataatgTGTTTCCAAATTAGTCCGAATGAGGTGCTGATTCCAAAAATAGTGCTTGTTTTGGTCTAGCACGCCACACTTTCTTACAAagtatgatttgttttattggATTTTTCTGTTTCATCAACCATTTGTAAGGTGAAGATCCTAAAATCACCAGAAAAACTGACGGAAAGACATGATTTTTTTACACGCATATTGCATAAAATgaaagtgtatattttatagcatAGTTAAGAATCACACTTCAGTGAAAAGACCAAACATTACCTAATTTGATGACACCTAAGATAAAATATCATCATGGGAAATTATGTATACATACGTacataagaaaataaagaaaataaaataattttttttgtctctcttctCACAGATGGCTTTGGATAGTAGTCCTCCTATTAAGTTCAAAGTTCAGGCCCTTCTTTACCCCGCGCTTCAGGCCCTGGACTTCAACACTCCCTCCTACCAGCAGAACGCCGACATTCCCATTCTTCACCGTCCCCTCATGGCTCGCTTTTGGCTGGAGTACCTAAACGGGGATCCAAAACATGTTACGTCTTTGTTGGCCAACAACCACACAAGTAACACAACCATTCAGGAGGTAGCAGCGGCCAAAGCCAAGACAGACTGGACCAAGCTTCTTCCGGTGGCCTTCCAGAAGAACTATAAACCCGTGGTTCCGCTTCACGGTGACCCAGAGCTGCTGGAGAAGCTGCCAGGCCTGCTGGATGTGAGAGCGGCGCCTCTACTAGCTGATACTAAAGTGCTGAAGGCCGTGCCGCCCGCTTACATCATGACCTGTGAGCATGACGTGCTGAGAGACGACGGACTCATGTACGCCACGAGACTGGAAGAGGCCGGAGTGGACGTCACCGTTGATCACGTTGAAGATGGTTTCCATGGATGCCTCAGTTTCGCTTTTGGACCCTTTCGCTTTTCTGTCGGCAAGCGAAGTTTTAAGAGCTACACCCACTGGCTGAAGGAGAATctctaggttttttttttttttgtggttatgttatattatatattttgatttcaaaCATTCGCTAATggatttttagatttaaaatactGTGCAACATGTCAATGCAATAGATTATGTAAATGGAGATAAGCACACTGATCGAGCTGAAGGTATTGAAACTATGTTTCAGTAACAATACACAATTGTCTTAGCAGCATTGGGTTTATAGTGCATGTAATGCCATATAATGCAGGATAATCCAGATTATACAAATGTGAATCCATTTCTAGTAATTCGTAAGtgtcatgaaaataattttatgttgttaatattttatgtgtggAAGATTATAAAAATCTGCTGAGTGTGACTGAAACAAAtttctattataaaaatataaaatctatatatatttttaaatggaaattaagatatataatttatgaaagtattaaaaatgaccactcagaatgtattttttttctaataatctGCAAAGAGTGACCAAATAGATGatatctatttaaaatacatatgtaCAATATTAAGAATGACCggttaaaaaatttatttttctttacatatacaaaaacatacatatataaaaaataagtgtgAAAGGAAGCCCATAcgaaaaatttaataaaacaagacacAGTTCATGTCTTTCACACTCATGACTTGCAGcggtatacatttttattcatgcgCACACACAGCATGCAATTGTTGCTCTCTGTCCTAGTTTTGTGCAGCTGCGTCTAGGCGTGACGTCTGCACAGATGTGCATCACTAGGTCTCAAGGAGTAGACTCATTTCTTACTGGCTGATACGTTCtgaatgcatgcttttatttctttgggGAAATAAACACCTTTACTGTATCTCTGATTTTCAGAGCAGAATCTGGGAAACGGCATCTGGGAAAGAAAAAGTACTACATGTGTATTATAggaatgaattataataatcatacattttattcagcataCAAGTGTGTATTTGAAACAATCTGTCTAATAGTCATGGACaggtttacaataaaaatgataataatgttcTTTGTTCTCAAAATAAGTTCCATATCCTCAGGCCGTACTGTACCTTTGATTGGGACTGTTTATGCTGCCAGTATTTTATTACACAGTATCATCAACATGGATGTGTAATgcgttaaatgtaaaaatatttgttgttataATGTGTATGAATATGTATGATACTTCAAAATCATGCAAATAAAGAGACGAATCAGACGTCTGGTCTGCTTGCTCATTTTTAGAAGTTTGAAATAGtgtgaatgaaattaataataaaaacataaatactatattcatttacattgttttcGATGTGAAGGTCCAAGCGCATAAAACAGCATAAagatcatttcaaaataaaagtctagagggaaaataatagtatataatttGAACATCAATTTATTACGCGTCGTTTATCAAAGATTAcgaatacaaatttaaaatatacttaaattgtatgtttttgtgttatttaatataattaaataacacaaaacatcCTTGACTACTAGTTATGTGTACTTAACTGACCTGGAAAATGGGAGGCAATAAATGTAAAGCCGTTGACagataaaatcattaataaaaaaatgcaaagggAAACAGCTCCTTTAGGGTGGACAAGAGGACTTTTAACATAAAACATCTGCCGTGATTTCATAATTTCTACCATGAGTAATCAGGTCAAGTGTCATACATACAGTCACTCTTTATGAACACTGACATTTTTTGCTCCGGTTTATTTTGTTACTcttttaacataattaataatGCGGCCCGTTTTGATCGGGGCGATTTTATTGACGATAGGAGCCGCTTATTATATTTATCTGCCTCTGCCTAGCACTATATCAGAGCCATGGAAACTCATGATAGTGGATGGACTCTTACGTGCCATGATGAAGTTGGTAAGATtttgcattcatatatatatatatatatatatatatatatatatatatatatatatatatatatatatatatatatatatatatatatatatatatatataatgaatgctattaatttatatatataaatatatatagcaattatttgtttttctctcagaGTTTTGTAGCTCATGACCTTGGACTGACTTCTCCGTTGGGATTGGTTAAATACACTTCGACTTGGGCATATGTAAAAAACATGGAGTCCAGCAAAAGCGTCCGAGTCACTGAAGCGTCTTTCGGAGGAGTGGAAGCTCTAGTGTTTGAGTCAACTGTTTCAGGACAGGAGCAGAGCTTTAAAAGAGCCGTGGTCTATCTCCATGGAGGAGGATGGACAGTTGGCAGCACAAGTACATGatagtttattgttttataaattgGATTTGATTTCGTGCTAATGAAGAATTGTGTTTAGTGCTCTAGTGGTAAACGCTGGGCATGAGAAAAGTAGTTTCTCAGTCTCGAAGCGCCCTCGTGTGCTCAAGAAAAGGAAACGCTTTTCAgatattttactaatattaacAGTTTTTTAATTGCTCACTCTGTCTTTACAGAGATGAAACCATATTACCTTCAGTGCATCACTATGGCTGAAGAGCTGAATGCAGTCGTGATATCTGTAGAGTAAGTTCTGGATCTTGCTTGTGGTCTTTGTATGATTAAAGGggttatttactttattttgttttaatcgtGTGTTCAGGTACAGGTTGGCACCGGAGGCACGTTTCCCAGATCAGTATAATGATGTTTTTCAGGCCTCAAAACACATCCTGACAGCAGAGGTGTTGAGTCTGTACTCTATAGACCCTAAAAGAGTGGCTGTGTCAGGTGATAGCGCCGGAGGAAACCTGGCCGCTGCTGTGGCACAACAGGTCTGAGAAATCTCCTCAAActctcatttaaaatatgtttctcATTAAGACAAGACAAATAGCATAAAGGCAATACTAACCCAATATCACCATACTTCCCAAATATTAGCAATAAGTACataaaattatgcataatgc from Puntigrus tetrazona isolate hp1 chromosome 24, ASM1883169v1, whole genome shotgun sequence includes:
- the LOC122329859 gene encoding neutral cholesterol ester hydrolase 1, which encodes MTRPVLIVSVLLSIAAAYYIYLPLPSTISEPWKLMFMDSILRGVMHVSFLAHNLGLSRPFDIAKYAASWDEIKGPQSSSAIRVTDTSFGGVQAQVFESTAADQESHLKRGVIYFHGGGWTLGSGKMQTYYLQCWSMAEELDAVVISIEYRLAPEARFPDQYNEAVQASKHILTAEVLSLYSIDQKRVAVSGDSAGANLAAAVAQQMALDSSPPIKFKVQALLYPALQALDFNTPSYQQNADIPILHRPLMARFWLEYLNGDPKHVTSLLANNHTSNTTIQEVAAAKAKTDWTKLLPVAFQKNYKPVVPLHGDPELLEKLPGLLDVRAAPLLADTKVLKAVPPAYIMTCEHDVLRDDGLMYATRLEEAGVDVTVDHVEDGFHGCLSFAFGPFRFSVGKRSFKSYTHWLKENL